In the Malania oleifera isolate guangnan ecotype guangnan chromosome 1, ASM2987363v1, whole genome shotgun sequence genome, one interval contains:
- the LOC131146073 gene encoding uncharacterized protein LOC131146073 isoform X5: MERAISNTLSDSSTPSTIGAEVLGSDSSNCIIILNSRLKNSSWLTAAGVVQVLRNILKSLKQEDDDQYLKTYLNSLTSCLSSTCWDLLNIPIDLNGAAERVYKADALHPTNIGQQESVIVFLGNLVQLFCSLVEQSGLIVAACGSQEENFVLCKIISLVPKLLYWCLGKQGGLNNSCISQYFRHKILMIIIRLSFQVSLEHCVLTLWLQLLHKYFQDILWQPLMLSESRWNDCLEGSPFLLSMSDGVHRVLSRHLQRQAVFIFLKCSFSLINMKQGINEQCTCATQNLCLGSDLYRNLECCSRKKGLLELYEWLRVHLPTDMFVDYEMYVEKCITFAFSFLQLYMHEDGILFEVLLQLLTVPRRAVQWVCKEREKFKEVKKDILFHVSNLFNPVHLFHLLLAELHYDHLVLLDYLISKDTGTSCAEYLLRCLRAICDSWHIFVEFPPSMEFLDQSQYKKTRVCWDGLSTQLEPSSAQIRGVVTPVSPEEKCARDYKYGSKNCGTRGQPFEEARDCLLMLKNSMENLQQKNLFPYNPGVLLRRLTRFQELCLKQENY; this comes from the exons ATGGAAAGGGCCATCTCTAACACTCTTTCAGATTCTTCAACACCTTCAACAATTGGAGCTGAAGTTTTAGGTAGTGATTCGTCCAATTGTATTATTATCTTAAACTCAAGACTAAAAAATTCAAGTTGGTTGACAGCAGCTGGTGTAGTTCAAGTTCTACGTAATATATTGAAGTCTTTGAAGCAAGAGGATGATGATCAATATTTGAAAACATACTTAAACTCTCTCACTTCTTGCCTTTCAAGCACATGTTGGGATTTGCTGAATATTCCTATTGACTTGAATGGTGCGGCTGAGAGAGTCTACAAGGCGGATGCTTTACATCCCACAAATATTGGGCAACAGGAATCAGTAATTGTATTTCTAGGAAATCTTGTTCAATTATTTTGTTCCTTGGTTGAGCAGAGTGGTCTGATAGTAGCCGCATGTGGTTCTCAAGAAGAGAATTTTGTTCTTTGTAAAATCATCAGCTTAGTTCCCAAACTTTTATATTGGTGCCTTGGCAAGCAAGGGGGTTTGAACAACAGTTGCATCTCTCAGTACTTTAGACACAAAATATTG ATGATTATTATCAGGCTTAGTTTCCAAGTTTCTCTGGAGCATTGCGTTCTTACTTTATGGTTGCAACTTCTGCATAAATACTTTCAAGATATTTTATGGCAACCCTTGATGCTATCTGAGTCTAGATGGAATGATTGCCTTGAAGGCTCTCCATTTTTATTGAGTATGTCAGATGGAGTACATCGCGTGCTTTCCCGCCATTTACAACGACAGGCTGTCTTCATTTTCCTGAAGTGTTCATTTAGTTTGATCAACATGAAACAAGGAATTAATGAGCAATGTACGTGTGCAACTCAAAATTTATGTTTAGGTAGCGATCTCTACAGAAACCTAGAGTGCTGCAGTAGAAAGAAAGGGCTGCTAGAGCTTTATGAGTGGCTTCGAGTGCATCTTCCTACTGATATGTTTGTGGATTACGAAATGTATGTGGAGAAATGCATAACCTTTGCCTTTTCATTCCTCCAGCTATATATGCATGAG GATGGTATCTTGTTTGAAGTGCTTTTACAACTGCTTACTGTGCCACGTCGTGCTGTGCAATG GGTTTGCAAAGAAAGGGAGAAATTTAAGGAGGTGAAGAAAGACATACTTTTTCATGTATCAAATCTTTTTAATCCTGTGCACCTGTTCCATCTCTTACTTGCAGAG TTACACTATGATCACCTGGTGCTTCTTGACTACCTTATTTCAAAAGATACGGGAACCAGTTGTGCTGAATACCTTTTACG GTGCTTGCGTGCAATTTGTGATTCATGGCACATATTTGTCGAATTTCCTCCATCTATGGAATTTTTAGATCAATCGCAGTACAAAAAAACAAGAGTCTGTTGGGATGGCCTGAGTACACAGCTGGAACCATCATCTGCGCAAATAAGAGGTGTTGTAACTCCTGTTTCACCTGAAGAGAAATGCGCAAGAGATTATAAATATGGTAGCAAAAACTGTGGAACTAGAGGACAGCCATTTGAGGAAGCCAGGGATTGTTTACTTATGTTGAAAAATTCTATGGAAAATCTTCAGCAGAAGAATTTGTTTCCTTATAATCCAGGAGTACTTCTGAGACG TTTAACAAGATTCCAGGAGCTCTGCCTTAAGCAAGAAAACTATTAA
- the LOC131146073 gene encoding uncharacterized protein LOC131146073 isoform X7: protein MCSHPEHPRLFRLIHHSLRPYTQLEVVPDSKENEKNILIALSQVLKQIQLWTDELVSDSEDGMVLKPACNGKILGFRSDEHQCLAIILGDLIVLLAVENQFVRHLTDVLQGSKLGELICLLCISMERAISNTLSDSSTPSTIGAEVLGSDSSNCIIILNSRLKNSSWLTAAGVVQVLRNILKSLKQEDDDQYLKTYLNSLTSCLSSTCWDLLNIPIDLNGAAERVYKADALHPTNIGQQESVIVFLGNLVQLFCSLVEQSGLIVAACGSQEENFVLCKIISLVPKLLYWCLGKQGGLNNSCISQYFRHKILDGILFEVLLQLLTVPRRAVQWVCKEREKFKEVKKDILFHVSNLFNPVHLFHLLLAELHYDHLVLLDYLISKDTGTSCAEYLLRCLRAICDSWHIFVEFPPSMEFLDQSQYKKTRVCWDGLSTQLEPSSAQIRGVVTPVSPEEKCARDYKYGSKNCGTRGQPFEEARDCLLMLKNSMENLQQKNLFPYNPGVLLRRLTRFQELCLKQENY, encoded by the exons ATGTGCAGTCATCCCGAACACCCTCGCCTCTTCCGTCTGATTCATCACTCTCTTCGTCCTTACACT CAACTGGAAGTAGTTCCGGATTCCAAAGAGAATGAGAAAAATATTCTAATTGCGCTCTCCCAG GTGTTGAAGCAGATTCAGCTCTGGACGGATGAACTTGTTTCTGATTCTGAAGAT GGAATGGTGTTGAAACCTGCGTGTAACGGTAAAATCTTGGGCTTTCGATCTGACGAACATCAGTGTTTGGCTATTATTCTAGGTGATTTG ATAGTTCTTCTAGCAGTTGAGAATCAATTTGTTCGACATTTGACAG ATGTTTTGCAGGGAAGCAAATTGGGTGAATTGATTTGTTTGTTGTGCATTTCTATGGAAAGGGCCATCTCTAACACTCTTTCAGATTCTTCAACACCTTCAACAATTGGAGCTGAAGTTTTAGGTAGTGATTCGTCCAATTGTATTATTATCTTAAACTCAAGACTAAAAAATTCAAGTTGGTTGACAGCAGCTGGTGTAGTTCAAGTTCTACGTAATATATTGAAGTCTTTGAAGCAAGAGGATGATGATCAATATTTGAAAACATACTTAAACTCTCTCACTTCTTGCCTTTCAAGCACATGTTGGGATTTGCTGAATATTCCTATTGACTTGAATGGTGCGGCTGAGAGAGTCTACAAGGCGGATGCTTTACATCCCACAAATATTGGGCAACAGGAATCAGTAATTGTATTTCTAGGAAATCTTGTTCAATTATTTTGTTCCTTGGTTGAGCAGAGTGGTCTGATAGTAGCCGCATGTGGTTCTCAAGAAGAGAATTTTGTTCTTTGTAAAATCATCAGCTTAGTTCCCAAACTTTTATATTGGTGCCTTGGCAAGCAAGGGGGTTTGAACAACAGTTGCATCTCTCAGTACTTTAGACACAAAATATTG GATGGTATCTTGTTTGAAGTGCTTTTACAACTGCTTACTGTGCCACGTCGTGCTGTGCAATG GGTTTGCAAAGAAAGGGAGAAATTTAAGGAGGTGAAGAAAGACATACTTTTTCATGTATCAAATCTTTTTAATCCTGTGCACCTGTTCCATCTCTTACTTGCAGAG TTACACTATGATCACCTGGTGCTTCTTGACTACCTTATTTCAAAAGATACGGGAACCAGTTGTGCTGAATACCTTTTACG GTGCTTGCGTGCAATTTGTGATTCATGGCACATATTTGTCGAATTTCCTCCATCTATGGAATTTTTAGATCAATCGCAGTACAAAAAAACAAGAGTCTGTTGGGATGGCCTGAGTACACAGCTGGAACCATCATCTGCGCAAATAAGAGGTGTTGTAACTCCTGTTTCACCTGAAGAGAAATGCGCAAGAGATTATAAATATGGTAGCAAAAACTGTGGAACTAGAGGACAGCCATTTGAGGAAGCCAGGGATTGTTTACTTATGTTGAAAAATTCTATGGAAAATCTTCAGCAGAAGAATTTGTTTCCTTATAATCCAGGAGTACTTCTGAGACG TTTAACAAGATTCCAGGAGCTCTGCCTTAAGCAAGAAAACTATTAA